Proteins encoded in a region of the Zea mays cultivar B73 chromosome 4, Zm-B73-REFERENCE-NAM-5.0, whole genome shotgun sequence genome:
- the LOC542494 gene encoding aquaporin SIP1-1, whose product MAMGATVRAAAADAVVTFLWVLCASALGASTAAVTSYLGVQEGAGHYALLVTTSLLSVLLFTFDLLCGALGGASFNPTDFAASYAAGLDSPSLFSVALRFPAQAAGAVGGALAISELMPAQYKHTLAGPSLKVDPHTGALAEGVLTFVITLTVLWVIVKGPRNVILKTLLLSTSIVSVILAGAEYTGPSMNPANAFGWAYVNNWHNTWEQLYVYWICPFIGAMLAGWIFRVVFLPPAPKPKTKKA is encoded by the exons ATGGCGATGGGAGCGACGGTTCGCGCGGCGGCCGCGGACGCCGTGGTGACGTTCCTGTGGGTGCTGTGCGCCTCCGCGCTCGGTGCCTCCACAGCAGCCGTCACGTCGTACCTGGGGGTGCAGGAGGGCGCCGGCCACTACGCGCTCCTCGTCACCACGTCCCTCCTCTCGGTGCTCCTCTTCACCTTCGATCTCCTCTGCGGTGCGCTCGGCGGCGCCAGCTTCAACCCCACCGACTTCGCCGCCTCCTATGCCGCCGGACTCGACAGCCCCTCCCTCTTCTCGGTTGCGCTCCGCTTCCCGGCGCAG GCCGCCGGCGCTGTGGGCGGCGCCCTGGCCATCTCGGAGCTGATGCCGGCGCAGTATAAGCACACGCTCGCGGGCCCCTCACTCAAGGTGGATCCCCACACCGGTGCCCTAGCCGAAGGGGTGCTCACCTTCGTCATCACCCTGACCGTGCTCTGGGTCATCGTCAAGGGCCCCCGCAACGTCATCCTCAAGACCTTGCTGCTCTCAACCTCCATCGTCTCCGTCATCCTCGCAGGCGCAGAGTACACGGGGCCGTCTATGAACCCAGCTAAT GCATTTGGCTGGGCATATGTTAACAATTGGCACAACACATGGGAGCAGCTGTATGTGTACTGGATATGCCCCTTTATTGGGGCCATGCTTGCTGGATGGATATTTAGGGTGGTGTTCCTACCACCGGCACCTAAGCCCAAGACCAAGAAAGCATGA